From Humidesulfovibrio mexicanus:
CCGTGTAGGCCTTGAAGCAATCCTGCAACTGAAACATCAACACTCCCCTAAGCGTAAACAAGGGCCGGAAACGCACTCCCGGCCCTTGACGTTTGCGTGGCGCGCTGCCGCACTACCCTTCCAGTTGTTGTATGCCCTCAAGACGCCAGTTGGCCGAAAGGTCGGCGGTGGGACGCGAAAAGTGCCAGACCTCGCGCACCTGCTTGGGCCGCTCCTCGGCCGCGTCCTCACGCATGAGCACATCGAAAAGCACTGTGGCCACAGTGTCCTGATTGTCCTCGCGAAACTCGACCAGCCGCGCATTGACGAGCAGCAGTTCGGTCTTCGAGGGCTGAGGGGCCGCGGAAGCCTGTCGGCGGATCTCTGCAAGGACCTCAGGGGTAGTGAACAGAGCGATGTCGTCCAGGTCCCGACGGTCCCAGGAATGCTGGAGGCGGGCGTACACGGTCTTTGCCCCCTCCAGGAACTCGTGGACGTTGAACCCCTGCGGCACGGCGGGACCGTCGACGACATCGGCGGCGGGCGCCACGCCAAAGCCGCCCGTGGGCTGGGGGGACGCGTTACGGCCACCCGCAGAATCCTCGCGGGAACGCAAATGGCCCCAGCTCTGTTCCGCGCGATCATACGCATCAGGCGAAGCGGAACCGGTGGGCCCCGTGCCCGGAGCAGCGGCCGCGCGGCGTCGAAGCAGCTTGAATCCCAAGAAAATCACAAGGCCGATGAGCAGGATGTCCAGCATCCCGATGCCGCCTCCTGCGCCCCAGCCCATGCCGCCGTGGCCGAAAAGCATGGAGCCAAGAAGCCCGCCAGCCATGAATCCGCCCAGCCCCCAGCCCATGCGGGAGAACATGCTCGGACGCTGCTGCTGGGACATGGCGCCTGGCGCGGCGGACTGCTGCTGGTTCATCGGCCGCGCGGCAGGCGATGGCTGCGTCGGGGAAGTGGGCGAAGTCTGGCGCGGTGCATAGCTGCGGGAATACCCGGCCTTGCCGCCAAAGGAACCGCCCCCGCCCATGCGCTTGGCAAGGGCGAAATCAGCCAGAAGGCCGCATGTAAGCACAACGGCCAGAAGGCCGCTCATAGTCTTGGTCGTCACGTTCATTGTGCAAATCCTCGCGTCACACCTCGAATCCGAGGCTGCAGATGGTCTCATACAGACGTTCGGTCAAGATCGGCTTGGTGATGTAGGCCGTAGCCCCTCCCCTGTACGCGCTCATGACCGAGCGCATATCCCCCAGGGCCGTGGTCATGATGATCTTGACACCCTGGCCCGGCTTCACCCCGGCCAGCCGCTCCAACCGGCGGATCTCCTCAAGCACCTCCTGCCCGTTCCTGCGCGGCATCATGATGTCCAGACACAGGAGCTGGAAGGGGCGGCCCTCCTCCAGGGCCAGACAATAGGCGGCAAGGGCGAGTTCGCCATCCTCGGCCAGAACGCATTCGCCGAACCGGGCCAGGAGCCCGGACATGTACCGCGCACTGGCGCAGTCGTCCTCGGCTATGAGAATGCGCATGGAGCCACCTCTTCCCCTCCTCCTACCCGATGTTCGGTCCGGGCACAATCTCCGCTGGCGCACACGGGCGCGCCCTTGCAACACGGCGCGAGTCCACGTACTCTCAGCCTTCAAGGCCCGGCCAGATTCGGGCCGCATCCCTGGAGGCACATTCCCCATGTCATACCTGACTGTTTCGGTCCAGAGCGGCGGGCCGTCAAAATGGACCGCGTGGCCGTTCAACTCCGGCGTTGGCGGCGACTGGGAGACCAGCCTGGCCACTTACGCGTTTTCTTTCGCCATCTTGGCTGTCATCTGCATTTTTCTGCGACTGCTTTACGGCCCCAAAGGCATTTGGCGAGACAAAGAGATGGACCGCGAAGCCGAAGAGATGCGGCGGCGCGAGCACGCGCAGCTCGACGCCGATTTCCGTGCAGGGAGGCTGAGCCGACAACTCTATGAGCTCAAAAAGAGGTCCATCGACAGATGAACGACCCACTCGTTGACCATGTCGCCGAACGCTTCAAGGCCTTTGCCGGACGCTACATCACGGACCGAGACGACGCCTTCGCCTATCGCCTCAAGATCGACCACACGCTCCGGGTTCTGGCCATTGCCGAACGCCTGTGCCGCGATGCGGGATTGGACGCCGGGCTCACGCAGGCCGCGCGTCTGGCGGCCCTTCTGCACGATGTCGGCCGCTTTCCCCAGTACCAGCGATACCGCACGTTCCGGGATGCGGAATCCGCCAACCATGCGGCCTTGAGCATCACCCACACCCTGCGCGAGGGGCTTCTTGAAGACGCGCCCAGCCCTGTCCGGCGGCTTGTCCTGGGGGCCGTGTACCTGCACAACAAGCGGTTCCTGCCTCCGCTGCGCTCCCCGGCCCTGCACACAATCGCACGGGTGCTTCGGGACAGCGACAAGCTGGACATCTACTCGGTCATGATCGCCCACTTCTCCCAGGAAAACCCCAAACATCCCGAGGTGGCCCTGAGCGTTGTGGACCAACCGGACCGCTACACTCCAGCCGTGCTCGACACCGTGCTCAACAGGCAGCACGGAGATTACCAAGCAATCGTCTATGTAAATGATTTCAAGCTGATGGTCATTGGCTGGCTCTATGACCTGAACTTTGGTTCCTCAGCACGGATGCTGCAGGAGAAAGGCTATCTGGACACCCTCATCGACTGGCTGCCCCAAAATGAACACGTCATGAGGCTTCGGCGCCAGGTGCATGAGGACCTTGCCCGCAAGGCGGAGTGTGCTTAACTCCCTGGTGTCGGCTTTTCACCGCCATAAGGAGATCCCATGGAACCAAAGAAGATCTTCGATGTCGTCATCCTGGGCTGCGGGCCTGCCGGTATCCAGGCCGCCATTCACGCCTCGCGCAAGAAAGCCAGCGTGCTGCTGCTGGGACGGCTGAACAAGAGCAGCCTGTTCTGGGCGCACGTGGAAAACTTCATGGGCATGTTCAAGACCAGCGGAGAGGCAATGCTCACAACCGGGCTGGCGCAGGCCAAAAGTTTCGGGGCGGAGACGCTGGAAGAGGATGCCCTGCGCATCAGCCAGACGGGACGCTGCCTGGAAATCGAAACCGAGAGCGGAAATGTGCTCTGCGCAAGAGCTCTGGTCGTCGCCACGGGCACCACGCGCAACCGCCTGGGGGTTCCCGGCGAAAAGGAGCTTCTCGGCCGCGGGGTGTCCTATTGCGTGGATTGCGATGGCGGCTTCTTCCGGGGCGAGGACGTGGCCGTGGTCGGCGGGCAAAGCGCCGCGGCCGGCGGGGCGCTCACCTTGCTTTCCATGGCCAGAAGCGTGCACCTCGTGGCGGAGTCCCTTGACGTGTCTCCCGTCCTCAAGGCCAAGCTGGCGCAATCGGGCGTTGTGCTGCACGAAGGCGTCAAGCCCGTGGCAGTACAGGGCGAGGGGAAAGTCAGCGGTCTCGCCCTCTCCGATGGACAGACCCTCGCGGTGTCAGGCGTCTTCATAGAACTTGGCGCCAAGGGCGTGCTTGAACTCGCTTCCTCCCTGGGGCTGACCCTGGACGAAAGCATGAAGTACATCGACACGGACAAGCGGCAAGCCACGAGCGTTCCTGGCGTGTTTGCCGCCGGAGACATCTGCGGCCCGCCCCTGCAGATGGCCAAGGCCGTTGGCGAGGGCTGCGTGGCAGGCAGCAACGCGGCGATGTACGCAAAAAACATGAAACTGGCCCAGGAAGGCCCTGACGAGGAGCAGCCCCAGGCGCAATAGCCCCTCCGTCCCCCTCCGAGACATCGCTGCCGAAGGCCGATTCCCGTGCGACCGGCGCTGCGGGAATCGGCCTTGGCATTGAAACGCGCCCTGAGGAAGACTCCCGTTACAACATGCGCAGCAGCCACTGGTACACGGCAAGGGCCGCCACAAGCGCCGCCAGGGCCGTTCCCCCGGCCACGGCCAGCACCACCCAGGAACGCCCGCACTCCTTGCGCAGCACGCCCATTGTGGCCACGCACGGCAAAAACAGCGACTGCGCCACCATGAAGGACATGGCTTGCGCAGCGCCCATCTCCGCGCGCAGCACCTCCGGCAGGCGGTCCAACGGAACGCCGTAGATTATCGCCAAGGTCGCCAGCACGGCCTCCTTGTTCAATACAGAGGTCAACAGCGAGGTCAGAAGCCGCCAATCGAAGCCAAGCACCGCGCCAAGGGGCTCAAGCCGCACGCCGACCTGGCCGAGCAGACTGGTGCGGATGTCCCCAGTTGGATAGTAGGCGAAGAACCACACCAGCACGCAGAAGCTGACGATCAGCGTCCCAGCCTTCTGGACGAACGCCCAGCCACGGGCCACTGCCTCGGATGCGATGACCCGAAGTCGAGGACGCTGGTAGCGCGGCAGTTCAAGAAGCAAATGCTGTGCCTCGCGCCCGGGCAAAAGCCGGTCCACAGTGGTCCCGGCAAGTCCCAGGAGCAAGGCGTTGAGCACCAGCACGCCGAACACGGCCGCCCCGGCGATCCACGGGGGAAACAGCCAGGACGCCAGTGTGGCCGAAACCGCCAACTTGGCGCTGCACGGGACAAAGGGCGCGAGAATGGCCGCCATTTTGCGCTGCCGGTCGGAATCGCAAATGCGGCCGGCCGATACCCCGGCCACATTGCACGGCAGGGAAAACAGCAAGGCGACGAAAGCCTTCCCCGTCAGGCCGATCCGCGTCATGGGGCCATGCATGACGTAGGCGATGCGCGCCAGGTAGCCGACATCCTCGAGCAAAGCGAAGATGGCGTAAAAGGTCACCAAAAACGGCGTCAGGCAGACCACCGAGCCCACCCCGCGCACCACGCCCATGCCGAGTCCGCCCAGCCAGGGCGACACCGGCGACAGCAGGCCGTTCACGTATCCCTCGGCGTAAAACATGCCTTTCATGATAAGGTACGGCAGAGGGAACCCGACCAACATCCCAACCGTAAACGCGAGCACGAGCACGAGCACCGCCAGCAGCGGCCCCGCCAGCGGATGTGTGGCCACAATGTCGAACCGGCCGAAAACCGGGCTGATCTCGCCAACCTGCCTGAGCGCCGCGCGTGCCATCTCCACCGCCTTGGCGTGGCGCGCGGCGTTGATGCCGTGACCATCGAACTGAAAGGACTCGATCTGCACGATGGTATTCGCAGGAAGCTCCCTGCGTGCCCACGCGAGCATGTCCTGGTCGCCCTCAAGAACCTTCAGCGCCAACAGCCCGGCGCTTGCGCCACGCGGGTGCCCGATGGAAAGGCTGGCGCGCATGGTATCCCAGACAGACCGAACCTTGTCCGGCAGATAGGAAGGCACAGCCGTGGAACGTAACGCCGTTCCGGCCCCGGTCGCAAGGGCGCGGTCGACAGCGGCCTCAAGCTCCTCCAGTCCGAAGCCCTTGGCAGCATTCACCGCAACGACCGGCAAACCGCTCGCGCGTTCCAAAACCTCGGCATCGAAGACCAAGCCCTCGCGCTCTGCAATGTCGATCATGGTCACGGCCAGCACCACCGGCACGCCGATGAGCGCAGCGTCCAAGGCATGGCAGAGAGCCCGCTCAAGCGAGATGGCAGAAAGCGCCAGGACAATCACGTCGGGCCTGGAGTCCAGCAGGAAATCGCGTGCGATACGCTCCTCCTCCGAGGCCGGAGTAAGGCCATAGTTTCCCGGCAGATCCACCACGGCGACGGACCGCCCGCGGATACGGGCAAGACCGGTCTTCTTGTCCACGGTGCGTCCGGGCCAGTTGCCCACCTGCTGGCGCAGGCCGGTAAGGGCGTTGAACAATGTCGACTTGCCGGTGTTGGGCTGCCCGGCCAAGGCGACCATGGGGAGGACGGCGGCGTTCATGCCTCCTCCTCGACACTCACGGTCAGGGCTAGGGCTCTCGCCACAGCAAAAATGCTGCGTCCGCACTCAAGGAGCAGGGCTTTCCGCTTCCCGTTCCGCAGCACAGTGACGCGCACGCCAGGCAGGATGCCCATTCCCG
This genomic window contains:
- the feoB gene encoding ferrous iron transport protein B; translation: MNAAVLPMVALAGQPNTGKSTLFNALTGLRQQVGNWPGRTVDKKTGLARIRGRSVAVVDLPGNYGLTPASEEERIARDFLLDSRPDVIVLALSAISLERALCHALDAALIGVPVVLAVTMIDIAEREGLVFDAEVLERASGLPVVAVNAAKGFGLEELEAAVDRALATGAGTALRSTAVPSYLPDKVRSVWDTMRASLSIGHPRGASAGLLALKVLEGDQDMLAWARRELPANTIVQIESFQFDGHGINAARHAKAVEMARAALRQVGEISPVFGRFDIVATHPLAGPLLAVLVLVLAFTVGMLVGFPLPYLIMKGMFYAEGYVNGLLSPVSPWLGGLGMGVVRGVGSVVCLTPFLVTFYAIFALLEDVGYLARIAYVMHGPMTRIGLTGKAFVALLFSLPCNVAGVSAGRICDSDRQRKMAAILAPFVPCSAKLAVSATLASWLFPPWIAGAAVFGVLVLNALLLGLAGTTVDRLLPGREAQHLLLELPRYQRPRLRVIASEAVARGWAFVQKAGTLIVSFCVLVWFFAYYPTGDIRTSLLGQVGVRLEPLGAVLGFDWRLLTSLLTSVLNKEAVLATLAIIYGVPLDRLPEVLRAEMGAAQAMSFMVAQSLFLPCVATMGVLRKECGRSWVVLAVAGGTALAALVAALAVYQWLLRML
- a CDS encoding HD domain-containing protein produces the protein MNDPLVDHVAERFKAFAGRYITDRDDAFAYRLKIDHTLRVLAIAERLCRDAGLDAGLTQAARLAALLHDVGRFPQYQRYRTFRDAESANHAALSITHTLREGLLEDAPSPVRRLVLGAVYLHNKRFLPPLRSPALHTIARVLRDSDKLDIYSVMIAHFSQENPKHPEVALSVVDQPDRYTPAVLDTVLNRQHGDYQAIVYVNDFKLMVIGWLYDLNFGSSARMLQEKGYLDTLIDWLPQNEHVMRLRRQVHEDLARKAECA
- a CDS encoding NAD(P)/FAD-dependent oxidoreductase, with product MEPKKIFDVVILGCGPAGIQAAIHASRKKASVLLLGRLNKSSLFWAHVENFMGMFKTSGEAMLTTGLAQAKSFGAETLEEDALRISQTGRCLEIETESGNVLCARALVVATGTTRNRLGVPGEKELLGRGVSYCVDCDGGFFRGEDVAVVGGQSAAAGGALTLLSMARSVHLVAESLDVSPVLKAKLAQSGVVLHEGVKPVAVQGEGKVSGLALSDGQTLAVSGVFIELGAKGVLELASSLGLTLDESMKYIDTDKRQATSVPGVFAAGDICGPPLQMAKAVGEGCVAGSNAAMYAKNMKLAQEGPDEEQPQAQ
- a CDS encoding response regulator, whose amino-acid sequence is MRILIAEDDCASARYMSGLLARFGECVLAEDGELALAAYCLALEEGRPFQLLCLDIMMPRRNGQEVLEEIRRLERLAGVKPGQGVKIIMTTALGDMRSVMSAYRGGATAYITKPILTERLYETICSLGFEV
- a CDS encoding Tim44 domain-containing protein — protein: MTTKTMSGLLAVVLTCGLLADFALAKRMGGGGSFGGKAGYSRSYAPRQTSPTSPTQPSPAARPMNQQQSAAPGAMSQQQRPSMFSRMGWGLGGFMAGGLLGSMLFGHGGMGWGAGGGIGMLDILLIGLVIFLGFKLLRRRAAAAPGTGPTGSASPDAYDRAEQSWGHLRSREDSAGGRNASPQPTGGFGVAPAADVVDGPAVPQGFNVHEFLEGAKTVYARLQHSWDRRDLDDIALFTTPEVLAEIRRQASAAPQPSKTELLLVNARLVEFREDNQDTVATVLFDVLMREDAAEERPKQVREVWHFSRPTADLSANWRLEGIQQLEG
- a CDS encoding FeoA family protein; this encodes MRPLTEIRQGGRAIVLEVAVSGVHGVRMAGMGILPGVRVTVLRNGKRKALLLECGRSIFAVARALALTVSVEEEA